A stretch of Pleuronectes platessa chromosome 24, fPlePla1.1, whole genome shotgun sequence DNA encodes these proteins:
- the LOC128430894 gene encoding A disintegrin and metalloproteinase with thrombospondin motifs 5 → MVRLLGADAGGMLWFRLLLLCAVELELGAGVSTFQGFYLPPANGSLLTPARRTDGVVRTVDRIYHGGGKVGYLVYLDGSRFQLDMERDESVLSHHFSPQYVHAMMGESHAPLQRECAYRGTVDSNAESLAVFNLCGGGLEGFFAVDHARYTITPIVRAKGHEHDVRVLQDKDAESALHVFTRESFSFEAMREGRESCGTRDGRRGRRDAAGRRRHRGRREGRRDRQALTDEHDAHGRTLWSRLAKAPVPEPGTRRRRSVSRARHVELLLVADDTMLKKYGKDLNHYLLTLASIASKLYGHASIENPIRLSVVKVITVGEKEKGLEVTKNAAATLKSFCKWQNQQNPLDDDHQHHHDAAILFTRQDLCGHHSCDTLGMADVGTVCTPERSCAVIEDDGLHAAFTVAHEIGHLLGLSHDDSKFCEERFGVNSDKRLMSSILTSIDASKPWSRCTSATITDFFDDGNAECLLDSPRQPLLGPEELPGQSYDAVRQCRLAFGPEYTVCPGMDVCSRLWCAVIRQGQMVCLTKKLPAVEGTPCGKGRICLQGKCMDKTRKRLYSVSNHGSWSSWGSWGACSRTCGGGVQFAQRLCNNPPPRNHGRYCTGKRAIHRSCSVTPCPASSKSFRQEQCEVRNGPQTDPKGVKTFVEWVPKYAGVLPKDVCKLTCRAKGTGYYVVFAQRVVEGTECRPYSSSVCVKGKCVRTGCDGIIGSRLQFDKCGICGGDSTGCLRVMGNFTKKSKGYTDVVKIPAGSTHVKVRQHKAKDQTRYTAYLALRRPNGEYLLNGKFMISTSETIIPLIGSVLNYSGWSQRDEWLHSMGPGALQEALVVQILATDAKKPLDVRYSFFMPRRTAPQPPSAPLVPVPKATTSRSTTTVSTTTRTTTSTTPSILDPGPTTAPGPSTPAPGPQWVTGPWMTCSRTCDTGWQSRTVQCKDQDGKLSKGCILGTRPSAFKHCLARKC, encoded by the exons ATGGTGCGGCTCCTTGGTGCTGATGCCGGGGGCATGCTCTGGTTTCGGCTACTGTTGCTGTGCGCGGTGGAGTTAGAGCTGGGAGCCGGGGTCTCCACTTTCCAGGGTTTCTATCTTCCACCTGCGAACGGGTCGCTGCTCACACCTGCCCGGAGGACGGATGGAGTCGTGCGGACCGTTGACCGGATTTACCACGGAGGAGGGAAGGTGGGCTACCTAGTGTACCTGGACGGGAGCCGCTTTCAGTTGGACATGGAGCGGGACGAGTCGGTGCTGTCGCATCACTTCAGCCCCCAGTATGTGCACGCCATGATGGGGGAGAGCCATGCGCCCTTGCAGCGGGAGTGCGCATACCGCGGCACAGTGGACTCCAACGCGGAGTCCCTGGCCGTCTTTAACCTCTGCGGCGGGGGTCTGGAGGGCTTCTTCGCCGTGGACCACGCGCGCTACACCATCACGCCTATCGTTAGGGCGAAGGGACACGAGCATGACGTGCGCGTCCTGCAGGACAAGGACGCGGAGAGCGCGCTCCACGTGTTCACGCGCGAGAGCTTCAGCTTCGAGGCCATGCGCGAGGGGCGCGAGAGCTGCGGGACGCGCGACGGGCGCAGAGGACGTAGGGACGCTGCGGGGAGACGCCGGCACCGAGGGCGCAGGGAGGGGAGACGGGACAGACAGGCGCTCACTGATGAACATGACGCGCACGGACGGACACTGTGGAGCCGGCTCGCCAAGGCGCCAGTACCGGAGCCTGGCACGCGGAGGAGAAGGTCGGTCTCTCGCGCCAGGCACGTGGAGCTGCTTCTGGTGGCCGACGACACCATGTTGAAGAAATACGGAAAGGACCTGAACCACTACCTGCTCACACTGGCCTCCATCGCCTCCAAGCTGTACGGGCACGCCAGCATCGAGAACCCCATCCGGCTGTCGGTGGTGAAGGTGATCACGGTGGGTGAGAAGGAGAAGGGGCTGGAGGTGACCAAGAACGCGGCGGCGACGCTCAAGAGCTTCTGCAAGTGGCAGAACCAGCAGAACCCGCTGGACGAcgaccaccagcaccaccacgaCGCCGCCATCCTCTTCACCAGGCAG GACCTCTGTGGCCACCACTCCTGCGACACCCTGGGGATGGCGGACGTGGGCACCGTCTGCACTCCGGAGAGAAGCTGCGCCGTCATCGAGGACGACGGGCTTCACGCTGCATTCACTGTCGCACACGAAATAG gtCACCTGCTCGGCCTGTCCCACGACGACTCCAAGTTCTGCGAGGAGCGCTTCGGGGTGAACAGCGACAAGCGGCTCATGTCCTCCATCCTGACCTCCATCGACGCCTCCAAGCCGTGGAGCCGCTGCACCTCGGCCACCATCACCGACTTCTTCGATGACGGGAACG CCGAGTGTCTCCTGGATTCTCCTCGCCAGCCCCTCCTCGGCCCCGAGGAGCTCCCGGGGCAGAGCTACGACGCCGTCCGCCAGTGCCGCCTGGCCTTCGGCCCCGAGTACACGGTCTGCCCGGGCATGGACGTGTGCTCCCGGCTGTGGTGCGCTGTGATCCGCCAGGGGCAGATGGTGTGTCTGACCAAGAAGCTGCCGGCCGTGGAGGGGACGCCCTGCGGGAAGGGACGCATCTGCCTGCAGGGGAAGTGTATGGACAAGACCCGCAAGAGACTCTACTCG GTGTCCAACCATGGCAGCTGGAGTTCCTGGGGTTCATGGGGTGCGTGCTCCAGAACGTGCGGAGGGGGGGTGCAGTTTGCCCAGCGCCTGTGCAACAACCCGCCGCCGCGGAACCACGGGCGCTACTGCACCGGGAAGAGGGCCATCCATCGGTCCTGCAGCGTCACGCCGTGTCCCGCCTCCA GTAAGAGTTTCCGTCAGGAGCAGTGCGAGGTGCGTAACGGGCCCCAGACCGATCCTAAAGGGGTGAAGACCTTTGTCGAGTGGGTGCCCAAATACGCCGGAGTCCTCCCCAAAGACGTCTGCAAGCTGACCTGCAGAGCGAAGGGAACGGGATACTACGTGGTGTTTGCTCAGAGG gtggtCGAGGGGACGGAGTGTCGGCCGTACAGCAGCTcggtgtgtgtgaaggggaagTGTGTGCGGACGGGCTGCGACGGCATCATCGGCTCCAGGCTGCAGTTCGACAAGTGCGGTATATGTGGGGGGGACAGCACTGGGTGTCTGCGTGTGATGGGGAACTTCACAAAGAAGAG TAAGGGCTACACCGATGTGGTGAAGATCCCCGCGGGCTCCACCCACGTGAAGGTTCGACAACACAAGGCCAAGGACCAGACCCGCTACACCGCCTACCTGGCGCTCCGGCGGCCCAACGGCGAGTACCTCCTGAACGGCAAGTTCATGATCTCCACCTCGGAGACGATCATCCCGCTCATCGGCTCGGTGCTCAACTACAGCGGGTGGAGCCAAAGGGACGAGTGGCTTCACAGCATGGGCCCCGGGGCTCTGCAGGAAGCCTTGGTGGTGCAGATTCTGGCCACGGACGCCAAAAAGCCCCTGGATGTTCGTTACAGCTTCTTCATGCCGCGCCGGACGGCCCCACAGCCGCCGTCCGCTCCACTCGTCCCCGTCCCGAAGGCAACCACCTCACGGAGCACCACGACGGTCTCCACCACGACAAgaaccaccaccagcaccacaccCTCTATCCTGGACCCGGGGCCGACGACAGCTCCGGGGCCCTCAACCCCCGCCCCGGGGCCCCAGTGGGTTACAGGTCCCTGGATGACCTGCTCCAGGACGTGTGACACAGGCTGGCAGAGTCGGACAGTGCAGTGCAAGGACCAGGATGGGAAACTGTCCAAAGGATGCATTCTGGGTACTCGGCCCTCTGCCTTCAAACACTGTCTGGCTCGGAAATGTTGA
- the LOC128430897 gene encoding sodium- and chloride-dependent GABA transporter 2, translating to MADQTPLQQGEPLLTKPLELSLPNGKEAPKVVLHARGQWASKAEFLLAVAGQIIGLGNVWRFPYLCYKNGGGVFFIPYLLFLVLCGIPLFLLETSLGQFTSLGGVSAWRSVCPLFGGLGYASQVIILHGCVYYVVILAWAVFYLVHSFQAELPWAHCNNTWNTESCVLFNHLNQTNASSLPENASSPVTEFWEREVLRLSSNLDELGPVSWKLALCLAVVWLVCYFCVWKGVKSTGKVVYLTATFPYVMLFVLLVRGATLPGATQGIIYYLKPNVTRLADPQVWMDAGTQVFFSYGICLGSLTALGSYNKYNNDCYKDSFMLCLLNSATSFLAGFAIFSVLGFMAEEQGVEIATVAQSGPGLAFIVYPRAVAMMPLPQLWAVCFFLMIIMLGLDTQFVSLEALMTSVSDLYPHLIRRGHRRELLLLLICFVCFLVGLVMVTPGGLYVFQVYDHFSCSGASLLLLSICQSVAIGWVYGAERFSGNIRDMTGYSPLPVFKLCWKYLTPAVCTATFVFSLVCWAPLSLGNGLVAPLWATTLGWILTLSSVSLLPFWAIYALVTTPGSLKQRFQHLCSPAELSSSRHLPTNTSPLPYRPRLPLSEKPKQPIADVDRLS from the exons ATGGCCGACCAAACTCCTCTGCAGCAGGGGGAGCCGCTGCTGACGAAGCCCCTCGAGCTGAGCCTCCCCAACGGGAAAGAAGCCCCCAAAGTCGTCCTGCACGCCCGAGGCCAGTGGGCGAGTAAGGCCGAGTTCCTCCTGGCCGTGGCGGGGCAGATCATCGGCCTCGGCAACGTCTGGCGGTTCCCGTACCTCTGCTACAAGAACGGTGGAG GTGTGTTCTTCATCCCTTACCTGTTGTTCCTGGTGCTGTGCGgcatccccctcttcctcctggagACCTCGCTGGGACAGTTCACCAGCCTGGGAGGTGTCAGCGCCTGGAGGAGCGTCTGCCCTCTATTTGGAG GGCTTGGTTACGCCAGCCAGGTGATCATCCTGCACGGCTGCGTGTACTATGTGGTCATCCTGGCGTGGGCTGTCTTCTACCTGGTGCACAGCTTCCAGGCCGAGCTGCCGTGGGCGCACTGTAACAACACGTGGAACACCG aGTCGTGCGTCTTGTTCAACCACCTCAACCAGACCAATGCAAGCAGCCTGCCCGAGAACGCCTCCTCCCCAGTCACAGAGTTTTGGGA gcGGGAGGTGCTCCGCCTGTCCAGCAATTTGGACGAGCTGGGTCCGGTCAGCTGGAAGTTGGCTCTGTGTCTGGCCGTCGTCTGGCTCGTCTGTTACTTCTGTGTCTGGAAGGGAGTCAAGTCCACTGGAAAG GTAGTGTACCTGACTGCCACCTTCCCATATGTCATGCTGTTTGTGCTGCTGGTGCGCGGTGCCACCCTGCCCGGAGCGACACAGGGCATCATTTACTACCTCAAGCCCAACGTCACCCGCCTGGCAGACCCACAG GTATGGATGGATGCTGGTACACAGGTCTTTTTCTCCTATGGAATCTGCTTGGGAAGTCTCACAGCCCTGGGAAGctacaacaaatacaacaacGACTGCTACAA AGACTCCTTCATGCTGTGCCTCCTGAACAGCGCCACCAGCTTCCTGGCGGGTTTCGCCATCTTCTCGGTGCTGGGCTTCATGGCCGAGGAGCAGGGCGTGGAGATCGCCACCGTGGCCCAGTCAG GGCCTGGCCTCGCCTTCATCGTCTACCCCAGAGCTGTCGCCATGATGCCGCTACCTCAACTCTGGGCTGTCTGCTTCTTCCTCATGATTATCATGCTGGGGCTGGACACacag TTTGTGAGCCTGGAGGCCCTGATGACGTCGGTGAGTGACCTGTACCCGCATCTGATCAGACGAGGTCACCGccgagagctgctgctgctgttgatctGCTTCGTCTGCTTCCTGGTGGGGCTGGTCATGGTCACGCCG GGAGGTCTGTACGTGTTCCAGGTCTACGACCACTTCTCCTGCAGCGGAgccagtctgctgctgctctccatcTGCCAGTCTGTGGCCATCGGCTGGGTCTACG GAGCCGAGCGCTTCAGTGGCAACATCAGGGATATGACCGGCTACAGCCCCCTGCCCGTCTTCAAGCTGTGCTGGAAATACCTGACCCCGGCTGTGTGCACT GCCACCTTTGTGTTCTCCCTGGTGTGTTGGGCTCCGCTGAGCCTCGGGAATGGCCTGGTCGCTCCGCTCTGGGCCACCACGCTGGGCTGGATCCTCACCCTCTCATCTGTCTCCCTGCTTCCCTTCTGGGCCATTTACGCCCTGGTGACCACCCCAGGGTCCCTCAAACAG CGCTTCCAGCATCTGTGCAGCCCGGCCGAACTCTCATCCTCCCGCCACCTCCCCACCAACACCTCCCCACTGCCCTACAGACCCAGACTGCCGCTCAGCGAGAAGCCCAAGCAGCCGATTGCAGACGTCGATCGTTTGTCCTGA